The proteins below come from a single Acinonyx jubatus isolate Ajub_Pintada_27869175 chromosome A1, VMU_Ajub_asm_v1.0, whole genome shotgun sequence genomic window:
- the LOC106974815 gene encoding histone H2B subacrosomal variant-like produces MARSTSKKNKCSRGHQSPISRKKLHSSTNFGHRNYSLYVNRVLKEVIPQRGISSHTLDIMNTLINDIFERISMEACSVMCFRNRCTLTLEDIQKAVYLLLPEKLAKYAVTFGSEAVQRYVHS; encoded by the coding sequence ATGGCCAGATCTACCAGCAAAAAGAACAAGTGCTCCAGAGGACATCAAAGCCCAATCTCCAGAAAGAAATTACATTCCAGCACCAACTTTGGCCATAGAAATTATTCACTCTACGTAAACAGGGTCCTAAAGGAAGTGATTCCCCAGCGGGGCATATCATCTCACACCTTGGACATCATGAACACCCTGATCAACGACATCTTTGAGCGCATTTCTATGGAAGCCTGCAGTGTGATGTGTTTCCGAAATCGCTGTACCCTCACCCTTGAAGATATCCAGAAGGCAGTGTACTTGCTGTTACCTGAGAAGCTAGCTAAGTATGCGGTGACTTTTGGAAGTGAAGCTGTCCAAAGATATGTCCACTCCTAA